In Candidatus Omnitrophota bacterium, the following proteins share a genomic window:
- a CDS encoding cobalamin-independent methionine synthase II family protein — protein sequence MNHAIKTTVVGSYPVPSWLLGNTSRMVLRDAVMVVLKTQELAGLDLISDGELNRFDPSHPETNGMIDYFVSRMDGVQTRFSREDIVRFRAIPGMEYRLRPAGIVIGKIGEGCLNLPDDFAFVRSLTNHPLKFTCTGPHMLAKVLTDAYYRDGKTLAMDIAAALRKQLQDIPADVIQLDEANISGHPEDAVWAAEALNHVLDGLSAQKAIHVCFGNYGGQTVQKGFWKNLLPFLNTLRADHLVLEFARRGYGELEAFKDLNPAIGLGAGVVDIKDNEIESPDLIAERVEKIVKTVGAERLKYIHPDCGFWMLQRSVADGKMRALVKGRDLFEGF from the coding sequence ATGAATCATGCGATCAAAACCACCGTCGTCGGCAGCTACCCCGTTCCGAGTTGGTTGCTTGGAAATACGTCCCGTATGGTTTTAAGAGACGCCGTGATGGTAGTACTCAAAACGCAGGAATTGGCGGGATTGGATTTGATTAGCGACGGCGAGTTGAACCGTTTCGATCCCAGCCATCCCGAAACCAACGGTATGATCGACTATTTCGTCTCGCGCATGGATGGCGTACAGACTCGTTTTTCCCGCGAGGATATCGTACGCTTTCGCGCCATCCCGGGCATGGAATACCGCCTGCGCCCAGCGGGGATTGTCATCGGAAAGATCGGGGAAGGTTGCTTGAATCTGCCGGACGATTTCGCTTTCGTAAGGTCTTTGACGAATCATCCGCTGAAATTCACTTGTACGGGACCGCACATGCTGGCTAAGGTCTTAACCGACGCCTATTACCGGGACGGCAAAACCCTAGCGATGGATATCGCCGCAGCATTGCGGAAGCAATTGCAGGATATTCCCGCCGATGTTATCCAACTTGACGAAGCCAATATCAGCGGACATCCAGAGGATGCCGTCTGGGCCGCCGAAGCGTTAAATCACGTCTTGGACGGCCTATCGGCGCAGAAGGCGATTCACGTCTGCTTTGGAAATTACGGCGGGCAGACGGTGCAGAAAGGCTTTTGGAAAAACTTGCTGCCCTTTTTGAATACCTTGCGCGCGGATCATCTGGTTTTGGAATTCGCCCGCCGGGGCTATGGCGAGTTGGAAGCGTTCAAGGATTTGAATCCCGCCATTGGGCTGGGCGCCGGAGTCGTCGATATCAAGGACAACGAAATCGAATCGCCCGACCTCATCGCGGAGCGAGTGGAAAAAATCGTTAAAACCGTCGGCGCGGAGCGTTTGAAGTATATTCATCCCGATTGTGGATTTTGGATGCTGCAACGCAGTGTGGCCGATGGCAAAATGCGCGCTTTAGTTAAGGGCAGGGATTTGTTCGAAGGATTTTAG
- a CDS encoding response regulator, with the protein MNLSKYSFLIVDDVRLCRLNVMGILKNLGCQTIHSANTGLEALSILEDKNRPVDCVIADFKMPDMNGLQLLKAIRCGEKNLRRDLPVAMLTGCGDEGLVGLALQLDVNAFILKPASKNNLSARLESIFSDDQQREAWIREIPVYQSIEVNAPVADLLKDDPSSLPPMEKAPISIAPGEAHFRIDSVPENYPLSRDIRSKNGRILYPAGAILTSRHLTRLKGLKDLDFWDGNVWIKAEPPKTDSGQMEASSRGEEANRLSSPSADSSPKISTFARLGKLNSGAVVNCWRCENSFAPSVEILRRHNRSELMALLCPECLARDNDLLCACVKYMIVKGGFPQPVDKFVSAFWERDPAMRPNKEDPFETLRTTYKDDPLTDKDILNWVQKNYFTLNLITKQVECMIDRIMTDPERVRLLGKEGLAAREMAAKRALHQAKS; encoded by the coding sequence ATGAATCTTTCCAAATATTCCTTTTTAATCGTCGACGATGTTCGCCTTTGCCGCTTGAACGTCATGGGCATCTTGAAGAATTTGGGCTGTCAAACCATTCATTCCGCTAACACCGGCCTTGAAGCCTTATCGATTCTGGAAGACAAAAACCGCCCTGTGGATTGCGTGATCGCCGATTTCAAAATGCCGGATATGAACGGGCTTCAACTGCTTAAAGCCATTCGTTGCGGCGAAAAAAACCTCCGCCGCGACCTGCCCGTCGCCATGCTGACGGGTTGCGGCGACGAAGGCCTTGTTGGTTTGGCGCTGCAGCTGGACGTAAACGCCTTTATACTCAAGCCCGCCTCGAAAAATAACTTGTCGGCCCGCTTGGAGAGCATTTTCTCCGACGACCAACAACGCGAAGCCTGGATTCGCGAAATTCCCGTCTACCAATCGATCGAGGTGAACGCTCCCGTCGCCGATCTATTAAAAGACGATCCCTCCAGCCTTCCTCCAATGGAAAAGGCGCCTATTTCCATCGCGCCGGGCGAAGCGCATTTCCGCATCGATTCGGTCCCCGAAAATTACCCGCTGAGCCGCGATATACGATCCAAAAACGGACGCATCCTCTATCCCGCGGGCGCCATTCTCACCAGCCGCCACCTCACCCGGCTCAAGGGATTGAAGGACTTGGATTTCTGGGATGGCAACGTGTGGATTAAAGCCGAACCGCCGAAAACGGATTCCGGCCAAATGGAAGCCTCTTCCCGCGGGGAAGAGGCCAATCGCCTTTCTTCCCCAAGCGCGGATTCCTCACCCAAAATCAGCACCTTCGCCCGGCTGGGAAAATTGAACTCGGGGGCGGTTGTGAATTGTTGGCGCTGCGAAAATTCCTTCGCGCCCAGCGTGGAAATCCTCCGGCGTCACAATCGTTCCGAATTGATGGCTTTGCTTTGTCCCGAATGTCTGGCGCGCGATAACGATCTCCTTTGCGCTTGCGTAAAATACATGATCGTCAAAGGCGGATTTCCCCAACCGGTCGACAAATTCGTCAGCGCTTTTTGGGAACGGGACCCCGCAATGCGCCCCAATAAAGAAGACCCCTTCGAAACCCTGCGCACAACGTACAAGGACGATCCACTTACGGATAAAGATATTCTGAATTGGGTGCAAAAAAATTACTTCACCCTCAATCTAATCACCAAACAAGTCGAATGCATGATCGACCGCATCATGACGGACCCGGAACGAGTCCGCCTATTAGGCAAGGAAGGCCTGGCCGCCAGAGAAATGGCGGCCAAGCGCGCGCTGCATCAGGCGAAGAGTTGA